One part of the Marinobacterium rhizophilum genome encodes these proteins:
- a CDS encoding [protein-PII] uridylyltransferase, whose protein sequence is MSTPAPDDTPLLDVAAFHRALGEARSAVPVFKKTIRDAQERMHQRFRDGEDIRKLIYGRAWLIDQVLCAAWNLFEWPDDQHIALVAVGGYGRGELHPNSDVDILILLNGIAAESAGDSISGFLTLLWDMSLDIGSSVRSVDECYEEARNDITIATNLIESRTLVGNPQLQLDTYERVTSEGAWTDREFFLAKLSEQRDRHERTNNTEYNLEPNLKTSPGGLRDLQTIGWVAKRHFGATYIRNLVDHGFLTESELDILNKGELYLWTVRYALHMHCKRREDRLLFDHQRTLAEYFGYKDQPGALAVEQFMSKYYRIAKAMSEFNDMLLQYFDEAILKADDEQRIQPLNKRFRIHNDYIEARSPTTFSRHPFALMELFVLLAHNPSIKGVRASTIKQVRDHRHLIDHDFRADIRNTSLFMELLRSPDGVSTELKRMNRYGILGRYLPEFGEIVGQMQHDLFHIYTVDAHTLKVIQKMRQLRHNDYREQFPIAHRIVNQLPKIELLYIAGLYHDIAKGRGGDHSELGAEDVLNFCHNHHLGKWDSHLVAWLVRNHLLMSMTAQRRDISDPEVIHRFAKHCGDGVHLDYLYVLTVADINATNHSLWNSWRATLLRQLYTETKRALRRGLENPVNIEHRIEELQTDALAALRRKGIHEADVRELWSNIGNDYFLREDANNVAWHTEAILEHGRDKLPLVLVKKTSYRVYEGATEIFIYSEDLPNLFPATVAALDQLHLSIQDARIILTDDGRTLNTYSVLTEDNLPLSENPDYLANIKHTLVEELDDPDDFPDIIQRRVPRALKLFATPTRVTISNDPVMQQTVLEVSSPDRPGLLARIGSIFVEFGISVRKAKIASIGERVEDYFFITDANEQPISDPELCHRLQDTICRQLDEQVQQEH, encoded by the coding sequence ATGTCGACCCCCGCCCCTGACGACACCCCATTGCTGGATGTTGCAGCCTTTCACCGCGCACTGGGCGAAGCCCGGTCGGCAGTACCGGTCTTCAAGAAGACGATCCGGGACGCCCAGGAGCGCATGCACCAGCGATTTCGGGACGGGGAGGATATTCGCAAGCTGATTTATGGCCGCGCCTGGCTCATCGACCAGGTGCTGTGCGCCGCCTGGAATCTGTTCGAGTGGCCGGATGACCAGCATATTGCCCTGGTAGCGGTGGGCGGCTACGGCCGTGGCGAGCTGCATCCCAACTCGGATGTCGACATCCTGATCCTGCTCAACGGCATCGCGGCCGAATCAGCCGGTGACAGCATCAGCGGCTTCCTGACCCTGCTGTGGGACATGTCGCTGGATATCGGTTCCAGTGTGCGCAGCGTGGACGAATGCTATGAAGAGGCCCGCAACGACATCACCATCGCCACCAACCTGATCGAGTCACGCACCCTGGTAGGAAACCCCCAGCTGCAACTAGACACCTACGAGCGTGTCACCTCGGAAGGCGCCTGGACCGATCGCGAGTTCTTTCTGGCCAAGCTCAGCGAGCAGCGTGATCGCCACGAGCGCACCAACAACACCGAATACAACCTTGAGCCCAACCTCAAGACATCCCCCGGCGGCCTGCGCGACCTGCAGACCATCGGCTGGGTCGCCAAACGCCATTTTGGCGCCACCTATATTCGCAACCTGGTGGACCACGGCTTCCTGACCGAGTCCGAGCTCGACATCCTCAACAAGGGTGAGCTTTACCTCTGGACCGTGCGCTACGCGCTGCACATGCACTGCAAACGGCGTGAAGACCGGTTGCTGTTCGACCACCAGCGCACCCTGGCCGAGTATTTTGGCTACAAGGACCAGCCAGGCGCCCTGGCGGTCGAGCAGTTCATGAGCAAGTACTACCGCATCGCCAAGGCCATGTCGGAATTCAACGACATGCTGCTGCAGTACTTCGACGAAGCCATCCTCAAGGCCGATGACGAGCAGCGAATCCAGCCACTGAACAAGCGTTTTCGCATCCACAACGACTATATAGAGGCACGCAGCCCGACCACCTTCAGCCGCCACCCCTTCGCCCTGATGGAACTGTTCGTGCTGCTGGCCCACAACCCCTCCATCAAGGGCGTGCGAGCCTCCACCATCAAGCAGGTGCGCGACCACCGCCACCTGATCGACCACGACTTCCGCGCCGATATCCGCAATACCTCGCTGTTCATGGAGCTGCTGCGCTCACCCGATGGCGTCTCCACCGAGCTCAAGCGCATGAACCGCTACGGCATCCTCGGGCGCTACCTGCCGGAGTTTGGCGAGATCGTCGGCCAGATGCAGCACGACCTGTTCCACATCTACACCGTGGACGCCCATACGCTCAAAGTCATTCAGAAGATGCGCCAGCTGCGTCACAACGACTACCGCGAGCAGTTTCCCATCGCCCACCGCATCGTCAACCAGCTACCCAAAATCGAGCTGCTGTACATCGCCGGCCTCTACCACGACATCGCCAAGGGCCGCGGCGGCGACCACTCGGAGCTTGGCGCCGAGGATGTGCTGAACTTCTGCCACAACCACCACCTGGGCAAATGGGATTCACACCTGGTGGCCTGGCTTGTACGCAACCATCTACTGATGTCCATGACCGCCCAGCGGCGCGATATTTCGGACCCGGAAGTGATCCACCGCTTTGCCAAGCACTGCGGCGACGGCGTCCACCTGGACTACCTCTATGTACTCACCGTGGCGGACATCAACGCCACCAATCACAGCCTCTGGAACAGCTGGCGCGCGACCCTGCTGCGCCAGCTCTACACCGAAACCAAGCGCGCGCTGCGCCGCGGACTGGAAAACCCGGTCAACATTGAACACCGCATCGAGGAACTGCAGACCGACGCCCTCGCCGCCCTGCGACGCAAGGGCATCCACGAAGCCGACGTGCGGGAGCTGTGGAGCAATATCGGCAACGACTACTTCCTGCGCGAAGACGCCAACAATGTCGCCTGGCATACCGAAGCCATCCTCGAGCACGGCCGGGACAAGCTGCCGCTGGTACTGGTGAAAAAAACCTCCTACCGGGTCTATGAGGGCGCCACGGAAATCTTCATTTACAGCGAAGATCTGCCCAACCTGTTCCCCGCCACTGTGGCCGCACTGGACCAGTTGCACCTGAGCATCCAGGATGCGCGCATCATCCTCACCGACGACGGCCGCACCCTCAACACCTACTCCGTGCTGACCGAAGACAACCTGCCACTATCGGAAAACCCCGACTACCTGGCCAACATCAAGCACACCCTGGTGGAGGAACTGGACGATCCGGACGACTTCCCCGACATCATCCAGCGCCGCGTACCCCGGGCACTCAAGCTGTTCGCCACGCCCACCCGGGTAACGATCAGCAATGATCCGGTGATGCAGCAAACCGTACTGGAGGTCAGCAGCCCCGACCGCCCGGGCCTGCTGGCCCGCATCGGCAGCATCTTTGTGGAGTTTGGCATCTCGGTACGCAAGGCCAAGATTGCCAGCATCGGCGAGCGCGTGGAGGATTACTTCTTCATCACCGATGCCAACGAGCAGCCGATCAGCGACCCGGAACTGTGCCACCGCCTGCAGGACACCATCTGCCGCCAGCTGGACGAACAGGTCCAGCAGGAGCACTGA
- a CDS encoding LPP20 family lipoprotein, with amino-acid sequence MSMWSRAGLLGVGLLLLAGCSPLQHGWQAASAQMTGQPQEVAPRAPELVTATGYAPISLQPGQTDQHRVLLAMRASKLRAYQELAAVVHGQYLYGTTQVNDMVMENDRFRAAVAGIVRGARVVKTYPVQDDTYATILELDLSQVQRAWVVSEH; translated from the coding sequence ATGAGCATGTGGAGCAGGGCGGGTTTGCTGGGTGTCGGGCTATTGCTGCTGGCCGGTTGCAGTCCGCTACAGCACGGCTGGCAGGCGGCGTCGGCACAGATGACCGGGCAGCCGCAGGAGGTCGCCCCCCGTGCGCCTGAGCTGGTGACGGCGACCGGCTATGCGCCCATCAGTCTGCAGCCCGGGCAAACCGACCAGCACCGGGTGCTGCTGGCCATGCGGGCATCCAAGCTGCGTGCCTATCAGGAGCTGGCGGCGGTGGTGCATGGGCAGTACCTGTACGGCACGACCCAGGTGAACGACATGGTCATGGAGAATGACCGCTTTCGGGCAGCCGTCGCCGGGATTGTGCGCGGAGCCCGGGTGGTTAAAACCTACCCGGTGCAGGATGATACCTATGCAACGATCCTGGAGCTTGATCTGAGTCAGGTGCAGCGCGCCTGGGTGGTGTCGGAGCACTAA
- a CDS encoding DUF1244 domain-containing protein, translating into MNQQTRTEIEAAVFRRLLEHLDQRKDVQNIDLMNLAGFCRNCLSKWYVAAADERGESVEYEQARELVYGEPYADWKEKYQGEASAEQLAQFKQSAPKD; encoded by the coding sequence ATGAATCAGCAAACCCGCACAGAAATTGAAGCCGCCGTTTTTCGCCGCCTGCTGGAACACCTGGATCAGCGCAAGGACGTACAGAACATCGACCTGATGAATCTGGCCGGTTTCTGCCGTAACTGCCTGTCCAAGTGGTATGTCGCCGCAGCGGACGAGCGAGGAGAAAGCGTCGAGTACGAACAGGCGCGCGAGCTGGTATATGGCGAGCCCTACGCCGACTGGAAAGAAAAATATCAGGGAGAAGCCAGCGCCGAACAGCTGGCCCAGTTCAAGCAGTCAGCCCCGAAAGACTGA
- a CDS encoding FlgO family outer membrane protein codes for MKRLAGALLLLMTGCAVQERPPVAVQVESFGEGAVAQLRNLGEDGVGLAAQDSAALSLVTSSALTDPMSEAVQRMVRQLSVGLREHRVKRLPMAVLPFVELGSDSAETATDRLGERVAENFIYQMQQGQYNLIDYRALSLTTTEKAPLSRHNLSMLFSRNRIYFVLTGTYARYPDGIVLNARVLDTTTRQVLASGQTHVPDARLEGALPGFDALQALEAGMIIENGRGPAGMEL; via the coding sequence ATGAAACGACTGGCTGGGGCGCTGTTGCTGCTAATGACAGGCTGTGCCGTGCAGGAGCGTCCGCCCGTCGCCGTGCAGGTGGAGTCCTTCGGCGAAGGTGCCGTGGCGCAGCTGCGCAACCTGGGTGAGGACGGTGTGGGTCTTGCGGCGCAGGACAGTGCTGCCCTGAGCCTGGTGACGTCATCCGCGCTGACCGATCCGATGAGCGAAGCGGTGCAGCGCATGGTGCGCCAGCTGTCGGTCGGCCTGCGCGAGCATCGCGTCAAGCGCCTGCCAATGGCGGTGCTGCCTTTCGTTGAGCTGGGCAGTGACAGTGCAGAAACCGCCACTGACCGGCTGGGCGAGCGTGTGGCGGAAAACTTCATTTACCAGATGCAGCAGGGGCAGTATAACCTGATTGATTACCGTGCCCTCAGCCTGACCACCACCGAAAAGGCACCGTTGTCGCGGCACAACCTGTCCATGCTGTTCAGCCGCAACCGCATCTATTTCGTACTGACCGGCACCTATGCCCGCTACCCCGATGGCATTGTGCTGAATGCGCGGGTGCTGGATACCACGACGCGCCAGGTACTGGCCAGCGGTCAGACGCACGTGCCGGATGCGCGCCTGGAAGGGGCGTTGCCGGGGTTTGATGCGCTGCAGGCGCTGGAAGCCGGCATGATTATCGAGAACGGCCGCGGCCCGGCAGGAATGGAGCTATGA